In one window of Comamonas testosteroni DNA:
- the cpaB gene encoding Flp pilus assembly protein CpaB, whose translation MVNVAKIAVGVLLAVALALGVYGWMLARAPQAPAPQDQAFASDNKSNASMSVVVAAQAIPAGQALKAEDLQLTQLPAKPDGAYGEIQAAIGAVPAVDIPKGAPVFQGQMVTGLALKLSEGERAVAVKVDESIGAGNRIRPGDFVDVFFALRRDGNEIDQSQARLLLSRKRVLAYGAASVDALSSAEKTEGKQPAKAPDNARTAVLAVPVAEVNQLLLGGSNGSLLLALRNPTDMTEPDSEKFAPLPGVLTVAMTKGSAAAALEGADAAQAGVAMSSLAGSAGTSAARTTAARPMTAGVAKPAVPRTRTASADPSLPVEFVRGANSQTVRY comes from the coding sequence CGCCAGGGCACCTCAGGCGCCGGCCCCGCAGGATCAAGCTTTCGCCAGCGACAACAAATCCAATGCGAGCATGAGCGTGGTGGTGGCTGCGCAGGCCATTCCCGCAGGCCAGGCACTCAAGGCCGAGGATCTGCAGCTCACGCAGTTGCCTGCCAAACCCGATGGTGCCTATGGCGAGATTCAGGCAGCCATTGGCGCCGTTCCTGCGGTGGACATTCCCAAGGGCGCGCCCGTATTCCAAGGGCAAATGGTGACTGGCCTGGCGCTCAAGTTGTCTGAAGGGGAGCGTGCAGTCGCGGTCAAGGTCGATGAAAGCATTGGCGCCGGCAATCGCATCAGACCTGGTGACTTTGTCGATGTGTTCTTTGCGCTGCGCCGCGATGGCAATGAAATCGACCAGAGCCAGGCGCGTTTGCTGCTTTCGCGCAAGCGCGTGCTGGCCTATGGTGCGGCATCGGTGGATGCTCTGAGCTCGGCGGAGAAAACAGAGGGCAAGCAGCCGGCCAAGGCTCCCGACAACGCCAGAACTGCGGTACTTGCGGTGCCGGTGGCCGAGGTCAATCAGTTGCTGCTGGGCGGCTCCAATGGCAGCTTGCTGCTGGCACTGCGCAATCCCACGGACATGACCGAGCCGGATAGCGAGAAGTTTGCTCCGCTGCCTGGCGTATTGACCGTCGCCATGACCAAGGGCTCTGCTGCCGCTGCGCTGGAAGGTGCCGACGCAGCGCAGGCCGGTGTGGCCATGAGCAGCCTGGCTGGTTCTGCAGGCACTTCGGCAGCCCGCACGACTGCGGCCAGGCCCATGACCGCTGGTGTCGCCAAGCCTGCCGTGCCGCGCACACGTACAGCATCCGCAGATCCTTCCCTGCCCGTTGAATTCGTGCGTGGCGCCAATTCCCAAACCGTGCGGTACTGA
- a CDS encoding type II and III secretion system protein family protein — protein MNNKTSMISPRTLSMKPLYLLCGLSLSAVTGLALAQQAPNAGESRAQQATAAREIKLVMGAQHELNLPGGVERIAIGDDTIAAVHIKRAGKGAAAKILLSPLKPGSTSFMVWPRGEAQAQTYMLNVQQRVELRTAKASSLIEQQFAGELANAQSADKAKTVDLSSVQLKSNVVQVDVKVVEFNKTQMKKVGLNLFSTSPNSSGFSFGIFGRGSYGSSGGSSTTGATANPLTQAFNLLMQFDKAGIGVNIGMLEGNNLARVLAAPTLVALSGQSANFLSGGEVPVPVPAGTGMVAIQYKPYGIGLTVSPTVLSNDRIVLKVAPEASELDYANTIVLNSATVPSITTRRADTTVELGDGESFVIGGLVSRNTTSGTDKVPLLGDIPILGVLFKRQEFQQKESELAIVVTPRLVKPLARDVNVEPLLPGRTEQRDPAVWGPWVAGGLSSSVAPGFSR, from the coding sequence ATGAATAACAAGACGTCTATGATCTCGCCCCGCACCCTGTCAATGAAGCCGCTGTATCTGCTCTGCGGTCTGTCATTGAGCGCCGTCACAGGCTTGGCCCTTGCGCAGCAGGCGCCCAATGCAGGCGAAAGCCGAGCGCAGCAAGCAACAGCAGCCAGGGAAATCAAGCTGGTCATGGGCGCTCAGCATGAGCTGAACCTGCCCGGCGGTGTGGAACGCATTGCCATCGGCGACGACACGATCGCCGCTGTGCATATCAAACGTGCGGGCAAGGGGGCTGCCGCCAAGATCCTGCTGAGCCCGCTCAAGCCTGGCAGTACATCGTTCATGGTCTGGCCGCGCGGTGAAGCCCAGGCGCAGACCTATATGCTCAATGTGCAGCAGCGCGTGGAACTGCGCACGGCCAAGGCTTCCAGCCTGATAGAGCAGCAGTTTGCCGGCGAGCTGGCGAACGCGCAGTCCGCCGACAAGGCAAAGACAGTGGACCTCTCCAGCGTCCAGCTCAAGAGCAATGTGGTGCAGGTCGATGTCAAGGTAGTCGAGTTCAACAAGACCCAGATGAAGAAGGTGGGGCTCAACCTCTTCAGCACGTCTCCCAACAGCTCGGGCTTCAGCTTTGGTATTTTTGGACGCGGCTCCTATGGCTCAAGCGGTGGGAGTTCCACGACGGGGGCCACAGCGAATCCTTTGACCCAGGCCTTCAACCTGCTGATGCAATTCGACAAGGCCGGCATCGGGGTCAATATCGGCATGCTCGAAGGCAACAACCTGGCGCGGGTGCTGGCGGCTCCGACCCTGGTGGCCTTGTCCGGCCAAAGCGCCAACTTTCTGTCGGGCGGCGAAGTGCCGGTTCCCGTGCCTGCGGGCACGGGCATGGTGGCCATTCAGTACAAGCCTTACGGCATTGGTTTGACGGTCTCTCCCACGGTGCTGTCCAACGATCGCATCGTGCTCAAGGTAGCGCCCGAGGCCAGCGAACTGGACTATGCCAACACCATTGTCCTGAACAGCGCGACCGTCCCTTCGATCACCACTCGCCGTGCCGATACCACGGTGGAGCTGGGCGACGGCGAAAGCTTTGTGATTGGCGGCCTGGTCAGCCGCAACACCACATCGGGCACCGACAAGGTTCCATTGCTGGGCGATATCCCGATTCTGGGTGTGCTGTTCAAGCGTCAGGAGTTCCAGCAAAAGGAAAGCGAGCTGGCGATTGTGGTGACGCCGCGCCTGGTCAAGCCGCTGGCCCGCGATGTGAATGTGGAGCCGCTGCTGCCCGGGCGCACCGAGCAGCGTGATCCTGCGGTGTGGGGCCCATGGGTGGCGGGTGGTCTGTCGTCCAGCGTGGCGCCGGGCTTCTCGCGCTGA
- a CDS encoding AAA family ATPase has protein sequence MDSSQLNTAQPGSVHVNARVVLVTQSSSHAFWLASALGSDAEVIPVAGDLAALHAAISVPGLGVVVVDFSAPMTGAAIALVGELRAAFPSVVIMGAGSAAEPASMRAALRCGVAEFIDWDASEGEANAAVRHQMHARSQLPAAVALEPETKGFSLPLLGARVGMGVTTLATHLAVMFQEMHAYDVRGSKNRKQVARPFGASQLPQDESAHAALLDLGLPARDGLLYLGIAGDFSFVDAVQNTRRLDATLIESAFAKHSTGAVTLAWPSDLGMLREVSPAAAAGVVNTLKSLLGVQVIDLGGMVQADFLAPLLRESGQGWVVCDQSLGGIVSTAQMLKELDAKGVNRSTLKLVLNRFNAQAGLPAKEVAQRLGLELLHVVPDRSTVLLNAASCGQLLSQSLRGDPYVTCVRSMARALLSGAVAADKVAVPAPGVLGQWAKRLRRGE, from the coding sequence ATGGACTCCTCCCAGCTCAATACGGCGCAGCCAGGGTCTGTGCACGTCAATGCACGCGTGGTGTTGGTAACGCAGTCGTCATCGCACGCTTTCTGGCTGGCGAGTGCCCTGGGTAGCGATGCGGAAGTGATACCGGTGGCGGGCGATCTGGCAGCGCTTCACGCTGCGATTTCGGTGCCAGGGCTTGGCGTGGTGGTGGTGGATTTCTCTGCTCCCATGACGGGGGCTGCCATCGCCCTGGTCGGCGAACTGCGTGCCGCATTCCCCAGTGTGGTGATCATGGGCGCTGGATCTGCTGCCGAGCCCGCTTCCATGCGTGCAGCCCTGCGCTGCGGTGTGGCCGAATTCATTGACTGGGATGCGTCCGAAGGCGAGGCCAATGCAGCCGTCAGGCATCAGATGCATGCACGCAGTCAACTGCCTGCGGCTGTAGCACTGGAGCCGGAAACCAAAGGTTTCTCCCTGCCTTTGCTGGGTGCACGTGTCGGGATGGGTGTCACTACGCTGGCAACGCATCTGGCCGTGATGTTCCAGGAAATGCATGCCTATGACGTGCGAGGCAGCAAGAACAGAAAGCAGGTTGCCAGGCCGTTTGGCGCAAGTCAGTTGCCGCAGGATGAATCCGCACATGCGGCATTGCTGGATCTGGGTTTGCCTGCACGCGATGGCTTGCTGTATCTGGGCATCGCGGGTGACTTCAGCTTTGTGGATGCGGTTCAGAATACGCGCCGCCTGGACGCGACATTGATCGAATCGGCCTTTGCAAAGCACTCCACCGGCGCTGTGACTCTGGCCTGGCCTTCCGATCTGGGCATGTTGCGCGAAGTCAGCCCTGCGGCTGCAGCGGGCGTAGTCAACACGCTCAAGAGCTTGCTTGGGGTGCAGGTGATCGATCTGGGCGGTATGGTACAGGCTGATTTTCTGGCACCTTTGCTGCGCGAGAGCGGACAGGGCTGGGTGGTTTGTGACCAGTCGCTGGGAGGCATCGTGTCTACGGCTCAGATGCTCAAGGAGCTTGATGCCAAGGGCGTGAATCGCAGCACGCTCAAGCTGGTGCTCAACCGCTTCAATGCACAAGCCGGCCTGCCCGCCAAAGAGGTTGCGCAGCGCCTTGGTCTGGAGCTGCTGCACGTGGTTCCGGACCGATCCACGGTTTTGCTGAATGCGGCCAGCTGCGGTCAGCTGTTGTCGCAGTCGCTGCGCGGTGATCCCTATGTGACCTGTGTCAGAAGCATGGCCAGAGCATTGCTGAGCGGAGCGGTTGCAGCCGACAAGGTCGCGGTGCCAGCGCCGGGCGTTCTGGGGCAATGGGCCAAGCGATTGAGGAGAGGCGAATGA